From Candidatus Cloacimonadota bacterium, a single genomic window includes:
- a CDS encoding T9SS type A sorting domain-containing protein yields MKRICLFMMVLALLPALVLAETMVPGPQLKPLPSPKGIRMPAQRDVPSYTFTKNPTAIITNYYDYMIGSYNELPLLVIPDAAGGGYFMTYHGRRQANSTRRVFYAYLDPAGNVINNNEITSVQNHEGFPGVAVDPVSGKPLYAWHANADSDAENETEFTSDAFIAGISGLFNDICLVADAPTTITPPNGTATTDNEFIWPCIVIGPSPVDGKRRVYVGMRNKISHAMNGNPSENMYIAYADFNGDDIEMGTPMNWTHTSIPEQDAWNHDTVEFRRPAGTLAVDNAGNLYWAGHHVAYDAADNHLDEADMDVFVCPNYGQGTWTRYSGFGNIPSINPNGAPNDTTGYYTNPDAGDIPYGDNGELYWGIYNSGHVNATIGPDGKLHVPSLWGLHAYSGYYYPALQFVKEFVFDINTHEFMIRDIFPQQDPNDDFNGTFTPWDLEAPWGEVDQYGDDGAGGFYPMMFSDWPFPHWDTSAHNDAMMFHYNGVKVSEPNDQGMMVCIWQDSQRARMYNYYSDTDYINFAQTPEIYISVTPDNGNTWSEPIILNNVETPQLAGIKPMYVYPADKVIYTGMQGPNKVGKIGVMFYNDFTWGSNVNSPPYHNTPDGGEVMFMELKIVFPLGSAADDPTMPSVTRLLLQNYPNPFNPETTISFDMPASGPARLEIYNVRGQMVKTLAEGNHEFGRHSYVWNGTDNGGNSVSSGIYFYRLTTSSHSESRKMMLMK; encoded by the coding sequence ATGAAACGCATTTGTTTATTCATGATGGTCCTGGCCCTTCTGCCAGCCCTGGTGCTGGCTGAGACCATGGTCCCCGGACCGCAACTGAAACCGCTGCCCAGCCCCAAGGGCATTAGGATGCCCGCGCAGCGAGATGTGCCAAGCTATACCTTCACAAAAAATCCCACCGCCATCATCACCAATTACTATGATTACATGATCGGCAGCTACAATGAGCTTCCCCTGTTAGTGATCCCGGACGCGGCAGGGGGCGGATATTTCATGACCTATCATGGACGCCGCCAGGCCAACAGCACCCGCCGCGTGTTTTATGCCTACCTGGACCCTGCCGGCAATGTGATCAACAACAACGAAATCACCAGTGTGCAAAACCATGAAGGTTTCCCCGGTGTAGCGGTCGATCCGGTTTCCGGAAAGCCCCTCTACGCCTGGCATGCCAATGCCGACTCTGATGCCGAGAACGAAACCGAGTTCACTTCGGACGCCTTCATCGCAGGCATCTCAGGCCTTTTCAACGATATCTGCCTCGTTGCAGACGCACCCACCACCATCACCCCGCCCAATGGAACAGCCACCACCGACAACGAATTCATCTGGCCCTGCATAGTGATCGGTCCCTCGCCAGTAGATGGAAAACGCCGCGTTTATGTTGGCATGCGCAACAAGATCTCACACGCCATGAACGGCAACCCCAGCGAAAACATGTACATTGCCTATGCCGATTTCAATGGTGACGATATAGAGATGGGCACCCCAATGAACTGGACACACACCTCCATTCCTGAGCAGGATGCTTGGAACCACGACACGGTTGAATTCCGCCGCCCGGCAGGCACTCTCGCCGTGGACAATGCCGGAAACCTCTACTGGGCTGGACACCATGTCGCCTATGACGCCGCGGACAACCACCTGGACGAAGCAGACATGGACGTCTTTGTCTGTCCGAATTACGGCCAGGGCACCTGGACCCGCTACAGCGGATTCGGCAACATCCCCTCCATCAATCCCAACGGCGCCCCCAATGACACCACTGGCTATTACACCAATCCTGACGCCGGCGATATCCCCTATGGTGACAACGGCGAATTGTACTGGGGAATTTACAACTCCGGCCATGTCAACGCCACCATAGGCCCTGATGGCAAGCTGCACGTTCCCAGCCTCTGGGGCCTGCATGCCTACAGCGGTTACTACTATCCCGCCCTGCAGTTCGTAAAAGAATTCGTCTTTGACATCAACACGCACGAATTCATGATCCGCGACATCTTTCCCCAGCAGGATCCCAACGATGATTTCAACGGCACTTTCACCCCCTGGGACTTGGAAGCGCCCTGGGGTGAAGTTGACCAATACGGCGATGACGGAGCAGGCGGATTCTATCCGATGATGTTCTCTGACTGGCCTTTCCCCCACTGGGATACATCTGCCCACAACGACGCGATGATGTTCCACTACAATGGTGTGAAAGTCTCCGAGCCCAACGATCAGGGCATGATGGTTTGCATCTGGCAGGATTCCCAACGCGCCCGGATGTACAATTACTACTCCGATACCGATTATATCAACTTCGCCCAGACCCCCGAAATCTACATTTCAGTTACCCCTGACAATGGCAACACCTGGAGCGAACCCATCATCCTGAACAATGTGGAAACCCCTCAACTGGCCGGCATCAAACCGATGTACGTTTATCCCGCGGACAAAGTGATCTACACCGGCATGCAAGGCCCGAATAAGGTTGGCAAGATCGGCGTGATGTTCTACAATGACTTCACTTGGGGCTCAAACGTGAATTCTCCCCCCTACCATAACACCCCGGACGGCGGCGAAGTGATGTTCATGGAACTCAAGATCGTTTTCCCGCTTGGTTCCGCTGCCGACGATCCTACCATGCCCTCCGTGACAAGGCTTCTGCTGCAAAACTATCCCAACCCCTTCAACCCTGAAACCACCATCAGTTTCGACATGCCGGCTTCCGGGCCCGCCCGCCTTGAGATCTACAACGTCAGAGGCCAGATGGTGAAAACCCTGGCTGAAGGCAACCATGAATTCGGCCGCCACAGCTATGTCTGGAACGGAACCGACAACGGCGGCAACAGCGTCTCCAGCGGCATCTACTTCTATCGCCTCACCACCAGCAGCCATAGCGAAAGCCGCAAAATGATGCTGATGAAATAA
- a CDS encoding T9SS type A sorting domain-containing protein, which yields MKRICLFMMILVLLPALALAETMVPGPHLKPLPSSKGMRMPAQRDMPSYTFTKEPTAIITNYYDYMIGSYNGLPLRVIPDAAGGGYFMSYHGRRQANSTRRVFYAYINHDDQGVLSVINNNEITSVQNHEGYCTTAVDPVSGKPFYAWHCNKDTDAENEVEVASDAFMAGISGLFNIQVAIDNPITITSPSGVTTENNEFIWPTAQIGPSPVAGKRRVYLATRNYVTGTQGPSENLMIAYTDFDGIDIETNVPLTWNHVTIPEMNQWNVDAQWRRPFHSLTTDNAGNVYYAGYHFAVDSDGETNIREPDLDVFICPNYGQGEWTRISDYSWIPSCNPPLQQGGNEGLFVNEDSIPYPDSVLVWAIANSSHLNASLDNLGRIHVLGIWTQSTKDGIYWPRFQVIKEFVFDPATQEFTVKDVFPQKHPDDTFNPCFVPWDMEAPWGTPEYFQADDGNYYLTVAAAGGGHPGLKWPFPHWDQSAHGELMFFHYNNVKITNANDKGMMAAVWQDSQRARWFNADSDTDYAAFANTPEIFIAVSPDNGITWSEPIILNNVETPQFSGIKPMWVYPADQVIFTRMQDQHKVGKLGFMFYNDFTWGSNAITPAYHNTPDGGEVMFMELEIVFPIGSADGENTAPAITRMLHQNYPNPFNPETTIGFDMPKSGHANLSVYNVKGQLVKTITDGNLEFGKHSFVWNGTDNDGRNVSSGIYFYRLTANGNVETKKMMLMK from the coding sequence ATGAAACGCATTTGTTTGTTCATGATGATCCTGGTTCTCCTGCCAGCCTTAGCGTTGGCTGAGACCATGGTCCCCGGACCGCACCTGAAACCGCTGCCCAGCTCCAAGGGCATGAGGATGCCCGCGCAGCGAGATATGCCAAGCTATACCTTTACAAAAGAGCCCACCGCCATCATCACCAATTATTACGACTACATGATAGGCAGCTACAACGGCCTGCCGCTGCGTGTCATCCCTGATGCCGCCGGCGGCGGATATTTCATGAGTTATCATGGACGCCGCCAGGCCAACAGTACCCGTCGGGTTTTCTACGCCTACATCAACCACGATGACCAAGGCGTGTTGAGTGTGATTAACAACAACGAAATCACCAGCGTGCAGAATCACGAAGGTTACTGCACCACGGCTGTCGATCCCGTGTCCGGAAAGCCATTCTACGCCTGGCACTGCAACAAGGACACTGATGCCGAAAACGAAGTTGAAGTAGCTTCCGACGCTTTCATGGCAGGCATCTCGGGCCTTTTCAATATCCAAGTGGCCATCGACAACCCCATCACTATCACTTCACCCAGCGGAGTCACCACCGAAAACAACGAGTTCATCTGGCCCACCGCGCAAATCGGACCCTCGCCGGTTGCCGGCAAGAGAAGGGTGTACCTGGCAACCAGGAACTATGTCACTGGAACTCAAGGCCCCTCGGAAAACCTGATGATCGCCTATACCGATTTCGATGGTATCGATATCGAGACCAACGTGCCCCTTACCTGGAACCATGTCACTATCCCCGAAATGAACCAATGGAACGTGGACGCCCAGTGGCGCCGTCCCTTCCACAGCCTCACCACCGACAACGCCGGCAACGTCTATTATGCCGGTTACCACTTCGCCGTTGATTCTGATGGCGAGACCAACATCCGCGAACCCGATCTGGATGTCTTCATCTGCCCGAACTACGGACAGGGTGAATGGACCCGCATCAGCGACTACAGTTGGATACCTTCCTGCAACCCCCCTTTACAGCAGGGTGGCAACGAAGGTCTTTTCGTGAACGAAGACAGTATCCCCTATCCCGACTCCGTTCTCGTCTGGGCCATTGCCAACTCCTCCCACCTCAATGCCAGTCTGGACAATCTTGGCCGCATCCACGTTTTGGGCATTTGGACCCAGTCCACCAAAGACGGCATATACTGGCCAAGATTCCAGGTCATCAAGGAATTCGTTTTCGACCCCGCAACCCAGGAATTTACAGTTAAAGACGTGTTTCCTCAGAAGCACCCCGATGACACATTCAACCCGTGCTTTGTGCCCTGGGATATGGAAGCGCCCTGGGGCACCCCGGAATACTTCCAGGCTGATGACGGCAATTACTACCTGACTGTAGCTGCCGCCGGCGGCGGGCATCCCGGCCTCAAATGGCCCTTCCCCCACTGGGATCAATCCGCCCACGGCGAACTCATGTTCTTCCACTACAACAACGTCAAGATCACAAATGCCAACGACAAAGGCATGATGGCCGCGGTCTGGCAGGATTCCCAACGTGCCCGTTGGTTTAACGCTGATTCCGACACCGATTACGCCGCCTTTGCCAACACTCCCGAGATCTTCATTGCGGTATCTCCGGACAACGGCATCACCTGGAGCGAGCCCATCATTCTCAACAATGTCGAAACACCCCAGTTCTCCGGGATCAAACCCATGTGGGTCTATCCCGCGGACCAAGTGATCTTCACCCGCATGCAAGACCAGCACAAGGTTGGAAAACTTGGCTTTATGTTCTACAATGACTTCACTTGGGGCTCCAATGCCATCACTCCTGCCTACCATAACACCCCGGACGGCGGTGAAGTGATGTTCATGGAGCTCGAGATCGTTTTCCCAATCGGCTCTGCCGATGGCGAAAACACCGCCCCTGCCATCACCCGCATGCTGCATCAGAACTACCCCAACCCCTTCAATCCGGAAACAACCATCGGTTTCGACATGCCGAAGTCCGGCCATGCCAACCTTTCCGTGTACAACGTTAAGGGCCAGCTGGTCAAAACCATCACGGACGGAAACCTGGAGTTCGGCAAGCATAGCTTCGTCTGGAACGGCACCGACAACGACGGTCGCAACGTCTCCAGCGGCATCTATTTCTACCGCCTCACCGCCAACGGCAACGTGGAGACCAAAAAAATGATGCTGATGAAGTAA
- a CDS encoding T9SS type A sorting domain-containing protein yields MKKTLLVILTLGFMLSFAFAKEMQPATNLKEMPVLMEDKVPVDPSTVYPVVQTRTAPEYTFTKLPTAIITNYYDYMIGSYNGLPLRNIPDTAGGGYFMSYHGRRQPTSTRRSFYTYIDANGDVVNNNEITSVQNHEGYCTTAVDPISGKPFYAWHCDKDADAEYEVEVATDAFIAGISGLFNDTQIAIDNPTTITSPSGITTNTNEFIWPTAQIGPSPVAGKRRVYMATRNSVTGTYGPSENLMIAYADFDGDDIENGVPLTWNHVTIPEMNQWNVDAQWRRPFHSLTTDNAGNVYYAGYHFATESDGSTNIREADIDVFVCPNYGQGEWTRISDYSWIPSWNPPGQQGSNNGYFVDENSIGYPDSVLVWAIANSSHLNASLDNLGRIHVLGTWAQSTKDGGYWLDFQVVKEFVFDPATQEFSVKDVYPQKNPADTFNQCFVPWDMEAPWGTPEYFQADDGNYYLTIAAAGGGHPGLKWPFPHWDTTAHGDAMIFHYNNTKITDANDNGMMAAVWQDCQRARWFNYESATDFSTYANTPELYISVSPDNGITWSEPIILNNVETPQFSGIKPMWVYPADKVLFVGMQGEHKVGKLGFMFYNDFTWGSNAITPSYHNTPDGGEVMFMELQIVFPVGSADGENTAPAITRMLHQNYPNPFNPETTISFDLPKSGHANLSVYNVKGQLVKTLADENLNFGKHSFVWNGTDNDGRNVSSGIYFYRLTANGSVEANKMMLMK; encoded by the coding sequence ATGAAAAAAACCTTATTGGTCATATTAACGCTTGGCTTCATGCTCTCCTTTGCTTTTGCAAAGGAAATGCAGCCCGCTACCAACCTGAAGGAAATGCCGGTTCTCATGGAGGACAAAGTCCCTGTGGATCCCAGTACCGTGTATCCCGTTGTGCAAACCCGCACTGCTCCGGAGTACACCTTCACCAAGCTGCCCACCGCGATCATCACCAACTACTACGACTACATGATCGGTAGTTACAACGGCCTGCCGCTGCGTAACATCCCTGATACCGCCGGCGGCGGATATTTCATGAGCTATCACGGCCGGCGCCAGCCCACCAGCACCCGCCGCTCTTTTTATACCTATATCGATGCCAACGGCGATGTGGTGAACAACAACGAAATCACCAGTGTGCAGAATCACGAAGGTTACTGCACCACGGCAGTCGATCCCATATCCGGAAAACCATTCTATGCCTGGCACTGCGACAAGGACGCGGATGCCGAATACGAAGTTGAAGTAGCCACCGACGCTTTCATCGCAGGCATCTCAGGCCTTTTTAACGATACCCAGATCGCCATCGACAACCCCACCACCATAACTTCCCCCAGCGGAATTACCACCAACACCAATGAGTTCATCTGGCCCACCGCGCAGATCGGACCCTCACCTGTTGCCGGCAAGAGAAGGGTGTATATGGCTACCAGGAACTCCGTCACTGGAACTTACGGCCCCTCGGAAAACCTGATGATCGCCTATGCCGATTTCGACGGCGACGACATTGAGAACGGCGTGCCCCTTACCTGGAACCATGTCACCATCCCCGAGATGAACCAATGGAACGTGGACGCCCAGTGGCGCCGTCCCTTCCACAGCCTCACCACCGACAACGCCGGCAATGTCTATTATGCCGGTTACCATTTCGCCACTGAATCCGACGGCTCCACCAACATCCGCGAAGCCGATATCGATGTCTTCGTCTGCCCGAACTACGGCCAGGGAGAATGGACCCGCATCAGCGACTACAGCTGGATCCCTTCCTGGAACCCCCCCGGACAGCAGGGTAGCAACAACGGTTATTTTGTGGACGAAAACAGCATCGGTTATCCCGACTCCGTTCTCGTCTGGGCCATCGCCAACTCCTCCCACCTCAATGCCAGCCTGGACAATCTTGGCCGCATCCACGTTTTGGGCACTTGGGCCCAGTCCACCAAAGATGGTGGATACTGGCTGGATTTCCAAGTCGTGAAGGAATTCGTTTTCGACCCTGCCACCCAGGAATTCTCAGTTAAAGATGTGTATCCGCAGAAGAACCCCGCAGACACATTCAACCAGTGCTTTGTGCCTTGGGATATGGAAGCGCCCTGGGGTACCCCGGAATACTTCCAGGCTGACGACGGCAATTACTATCTGACCATCGCTGCCGCCGGCGGCGGGCATCCAGGCCTCAAATGGCCCTTCCCCCACTGGGATACAACCGCCCACGGCGATGCCATGATCTTCCACTACAACAACACCAAGATCACCGATGCCAATGACAATGGCATGATGGCCGCGGTCTGGCAGGATTGCCAGCGTGCCCGTTGGTTTAACTATGAATCCGCCACTGATTTCTCCACCTATGCAAACACTCCCGAGCTCTATATTTCGGTGTCTCCGGACAACGGCATCACCTGGAGCGAGCCTATCATTCTCAACAATGTCGAAACACCCCAGTTCTCCGGGATCAAGCCCATGTGGGTTTATCCTGCTGACAAGGTGCTCTTCGTCGGCATGCAAGGCGAGCACAAGGTTGGAAAACTTGGCTTTATGTTCTATAATGACTTCACTTGGGGCTCCAATGCCATCACTCCTTCCTACCATAACACCCCGGACGGCGGTGAAGTGATGTTCATGGAACTGCAGATTGTCTTCCCGGTCGGCTCTGCCGATGGAGAAAACACCGCCCCTGCCATCACCCGCATGCTGCATCAGAACTACCCCAACCCCTTCAATCCGGAAACAACCATCAGTTTCGACCTGCCGAAGTCCGGCCATGCCAACCTTTCCGTGTACAACGTGAAAGGCCAGCTGGTCAAGACCCTCGCGGACGAAAACCTGAATTTCGGCAAGCATAGCTTCGTCTGGAACGGCACCGACAATGACGGTCGCAACGTCTCCAGCGGCATCTATTTCTACCGCCTCACTGCCAACGGCAGCGTCGAGGCCAATAAAATGATGCTGATGAAGTAA
- a CDS encoding PorV/PorQ family protein: MLLPGLLSAKPFGKVGTAALQFLKLGVDARAIGMGEAYTAVTDDVSSVYWNPAGLAPAFENQVLASHTNWPAGIMHDFVAGTYTNGPSTFAAYGSVLHMDKMDITDEETFSPTGEQFTNSSLAFGLNYAQQFTNKFSAGIGVKYLRENLYTFSVNSYAFDIGSIYNTGFRNIKIGMALRNFGPDIRYLVDDDEDGAIDEDPFDLFDNDGDGLIDEDGPELDSKIPMSFSLGICGDIMRTETSHWIVSAQLDNVVDRMETWNIGTEYKMGNLYLRGGYQINYDANGFSAGVGYQIPTRFAIINIDYAYTDMGALAETFLKSAHRLSIKFRY, translated from the coding sequence ATGCTGTTGCCCGGCCTGCTTTCCGCCAAGCCCTTCGGCAAAGTGGGAACGGCCGCCCTGCAATTCCTCAAACTGGGTGTGGACGCCCGCGCAATCGGCATGGGCGAAGCCTACACCGCGGTTACAGACGACGTTTCCTCTGTTTACTGGAACCCCGCCGGACTTGCCCCTGCCTTCGAAAACCAGGTGCTGGCCTCTCATACGAACTGGCCTGCCGGCATCATGCATGATTTCGTGGCAGGCACCTATACCAACGGCCCCTCCACCTTCGCTGCCTACGGTTCCGTGCTGCACATGGACAAGATGGACATCACCGACGAGGAGACATTTAGCCCCACCGGTGAGCAATTCACCAACAGCAGCCTGGCTTTCGGGCTCAACTACGCCCAGCAGTTCACCAACAAGTTTTCCGCGGGCATCGGTGTTAAGTACCTGCGAGAAAACCTCTACACCTTCTCGGTGAACAGCTATGCCTTCGATATCGGCTCCATCTACAATACCGGATTCAGAAACATCAAGATCGGCATGGCCCTCCGAAATTTCGGGCCAGACATCCGCTATTTGGTGGACGACGATGAAGACGGCGCCATCGATGAGGATCCTTTTGACCTCTTCGATAATGACGGTGACGGCTTGATTGACGAAGACGGACCGGAACTCGATTCCAAAATCCCCATGAGCTTCTCTCTGGGAATCTGCGGAGACATCATGCGAACCGAAACTTCCCACTGGATCGTTTCGGCTCAGCTCGACAACGTCGTCGACCGCATGGAAACCTGGAACATCGGCACGGAATACAAGATGGGCAATCTCTATCTCCGTGGCGGCTACCAGATCAACTACGATGCCAACGGCTTCAGCGCCGGGGTCGGATATCAGATCCCCACCCGCTTTGCCATCATCAATATCGACTATGCCTACACGGATATGGGCGCACTGGCTGAAACCTTCCTCAAAAGCGCTCACAGACTGTCGATAAAATTCCGCTACTAA
- a CDS encoding TonB family protein, with protein sequence MAAKIIDWKDHANAQFSKALALAITLILFGFLVMPRMESQQSKEESALAEMAEAPPDQREKEEDVQEQEIEISIPVFSEELATEDTPELAEQRAQALQIFGDYQATTSTTLQVDEDEMPPGFEPYEDAPVPISSINPAYPAFAKKAGVQGTVVLEVEVYKDGRVGNVEVRKSVQSGAGGLDEAAIAAVKAARFQPGKMNGNPVNTLVILDVEFKLN encoded by the coding sequence ATGGCTGCCAAGATAATTGACTGGAAAGACCACGCCAACGCCCAGTTCAGCAAAGCGCTGGCCTTGGCCATAACCCTTATACTGTTCGGCTTCCTGGTTATGCCAAGGATGGAATCGCAACAAAGCAAAGAAGAATCCGCGCTGGCTGAAATGGCCGAAGCGCCGCCGGACCAGCGCGAAAAAGAAGAGGACGTGCAGGAACAGGAGATAGAGATCAGCATCCCCGTGTTCAGTGAAGAACTGGCCACTGAAGACACTCCGGAACTGGCTGAACAAAGAGCCCAGGCCTTGCAGATCTTTGGAGACTACCAGGCCACCACCAGCACTACCCTGCAAGTCGATGAAGACGAAATGCCTCCCGGCTTCGAGCCTTATGAAGATGCCCCCGTTCCCATCAGTAGCATCAATCCTGCCTATCCCGCCTTTGCCAAAAAGGCCGGTGTGCAGGGAACAGTGGTGTTGGAAGTGGAGGTTTACAAAGACGGCCGGGTGGGCAATGTGGAAGTTCGGAAATCGGTTCAGTCCGGAGCCGGTGGATTGGATGAAGCGGCGATTGCCGCCGTCAAAGCCGCCCGCTTCCAGCCTGGCAAGATGAACGGAAACCCAGTGAACACCCTGGTTATTCTGGACGTTGAGTTCAAATTAAATTAA